A part of Amphiprion ocellaris isolate individual 3 ecotype Okinawa chromosome 16, ASM2253959v1, whole genome shotgun sequence genomic DNA contains:
- the map3k4 gene encoding mitogen-activated protein kinase kinase kinase 4 isoform X5, with protein MEPPDRNKPSRQVKPVKDASQQNLDMDESWDSPSEEEEALYGTSPPYTSRQMKRMSGKHQRNSQARSAGRSPNKTDISPSVLRESPKPAEPPEEHSYKQGKKQRATQRTTERDHKKTFEGSFMLDPLSKSSHFGALNMDPRKHYLSLGCSSGKLPVTVPHITRTHRQTSRTDCPADRLKFFETLRLLLKLTSMSSKRKEKEQRGLENMPYLGHNNEVIWLELQAWHARRSTNDQDYFLFTARQAIPDIINEVLHFKVNYDSLRGAQCSGSQKILGDYQSIPDLLCGEEREPAVAETNHCGVDPWGFSACPSSAMNAAEPLGSGSDCREHLQRQRLAFEQVKRVMELLESVEALYPSLQALQKDYEKYAARDFQGRVQALCLWLNITQDLNQKLRVMATVLGLHDLSRIGWPVFEIPSPRCSRGNEEENEEDEENDSTATFTAESDGEDRDAEEEEGELGHVAEGELSPTLTPKFARLLSEEEFLPTATTGSAEVTTGGVFCPTAIYRPFVDKALKQMGLRKLILRLHKLMDRSLQRSRAALLRHTPALEFADFPDPMLYSDYLPELSRHVSCSGPTDPELGADQVSWEDLLDMDLPSFRPAFLVLCRVLLNVIHECLKLRLEQRPAGEPSLLSIKQLVRECKEVLKGGLLMKQYYQFMLRGVVTDAQGLQTNANIDEFEEDLHKMLVVYFDYMHSWIQMLQQLPQASHSLKNLLEEEWHFTKVITPYIRGGEAQSGKLFCDIAGMLLKSTGEFLDAGLQKSGNEFWESADDSTASDEIRRSVIETSRSLKELFHEARERASKALGFAKMLRKDLEVAADFSITSGVTCLLEALKKRNYVKVQIPGLEELQVFVPCSVMDQRPLILQLLNAAAGKDCSKEPDEITEDDTYLLMSKHGAGDSTTDSDWAQWDGELLKLVPQMETVDTLRAMKVKNVLLIVMQSAHLVAQRKAFQQSMEDVLSLSREQTSSQPLIASALEELKDEALQLCIKISTAIDRVEYMFTTEFEAEVEESESATLHQYYREAMIQGYNFAFEYHKEVVRLMSGEFRQRIGERYIAFARKWMTYVLTKCESGRGTKPRWATQGFDFLQAIEPAFISALPEDDFLNLQALMNECIGHVIGKPHSPVTGLYLAPRNSPRPVKVPRCHSDPPNPNLFIPNADSFRGSSFHENDRLSSVAAELHFKSLSRHSSPTEDREEPSYPKGDPNSAARRSWELRTFISQSKDTAARQGPMEAVRRSIRKFEEKRYAVMKQRNIIGQVCHTPKSYDNVMHVGLRKVTFKWQRGNKIGEGQYGKVYTCINVDTGELMAMKEIRFQPNDHKTIKETADELKIFEGIKHPNLVRYFGVELHREEMYIFMEYCDEGTLEEVSRLGLQEHVIRLYSKQITTAINVLHEHGIVHRDIKGANIFLTSSGLIKLGDFGCSVKLRNNTHTMPGEVNSTLGTAAYMAPEVITRAKGEGHGRAADIWSLGCVLIEMVTGKRPWHEYEHNFQIMYKVGMGHKPPIPEKLSTEGKDFLGHCLESEPKRRWTASMLLDHPFVKVCTDEE; from the exons ATGGAGCCTCCGGATCGTAACAAGCCCAGCAG GCAGGTGAAGCCAGTGAAAGATGCATCCCAGCAGAACTTGGATATGGATGAGTCTTGGGACTCTCccagtgaggaggaggaagctctGTATGGCACATCACCTCCTTATACCTCCCGTCAGATGAAACGCATGTCTGGCAAGCATCAAAGGAACAGCCAGGCGAGGAGTGCTGGTCGGTCTCCAAACAAAA CCGACATCAGCCCATCTGTCCTGAGAGAAAGTCCTAAGCCAGCAGAGCCCCCTGAGGAGCACAGCTACAAGCAAGGCAAGAAGCAGAGGGCCACACAGCGCACCACGGAGAGAGACCACAAGAAAACCTTCGAAGGCTCCTTCATGCTGGATCCACTCTCAAAGTCGAGCCATTTCGGTGCCCTCAACATGGATCCCCGCAAGCATTACTTGAGTTTGGGTTGCAGCAGTGGCAAACTTCCTGTGACTGTGCCCCATATTACCCGGACCCATCGCCAGACATCCAGGACAGACTGTCCTGCTGACCGCCTCAAGTTCTTTGAGACTCTTCGGCTGCTGCTCAAGCTCACATCTATGTCCTctaagaggaaggagaaggagcaGAGGGGCCTAGAGAACATGCCCTACTTGGGTCACAACAACGAGGTCATTTGGTTGGAGCTGCAGGCATGGCATGCTCGACGTTCCACCAACGACCAAGACTATTTTCTTTTCACTGCCCGCCAAGCAATCCCTGACATCATCAATGAGGTGCTGCACTTTAAGGTCAACTATGACAGCCTGAGAGGGGCTCAGTGTTCAGGGTCTCAAAAAATCCTGGGGGACTATCAGAGTATTCCAGATCTACTCTGTGGAGAGGAAAGGGAGCCTGCTGTAGCAGAGACCAACCACTGTGGTGTAGATCCCTGGGGCTTTAGCGCCTGCCCCTCATCAGCGATGAATGCGGCAGAGCCATTAGGTTCTGGCTCTGATTGCAGAGAACATCTCCAGCGCCAGCGGCTGGCATTTGAGCAGGTCAAGCGGGTTATGGAACTATTGGAGTCTGTGGAAGCTTTGTATCCCTCTTTGCAGGCCCTACAGAAGGACTATGAAAAGTATGCAGCGCGTGACTTCCAGGGCAGAGTGCAGGCGCTCTGTCTGTGGCTGAACATCACGCAGGACCTCAACCAGAAGCTGCGCGTTATGGCCACTGTGTTGGGCCTCCATGATCTGTCCCGTATCGGGTGGCCTGTCTTTGAGATCCCTTCACCTCGCTGCTCACGTGGAAATGAAGAAGAGaatgaggaagatgaggagaatGACTCAACTGCCACTTTTACAGCTGAAAGTGATGGAGAGGACAGGGatgctgaggaagaggagggggaatTGGGACATGTAGCAGAGGGAGAGTTGTCTCCCACTCTGACTCCTAAATTTGCCCGATTGTTGTCAGAAGAGGAGTTTCTCCCAACTGCCACTACAGGAAGTGCAGAAGTGACCACGGGAGGAGTATTCTGCCCCACAGCCATTTACAGGCCGTTTGTGGATAAAGCCCTGAAACAGATGGGACTGCGTAAACTGATCCTCAGACTGCACAAACTGATGGACCGCTCTCTTCAGAGGTCCAGAGCAGCGCTGCTCCGCCACACTCCGGCGCTGGAG TTTGCAGACTTCCCAGACCCCATGCTGTACAGCGATTACCTGCCAGAACTGTCACGCCACGTATCCTGCAGTGGTCCGACTGATCCAGAGCTGGGAGCAGACCAGGTGTCCTGGGAGGACTTGCTGGATATGGATCTCCCATCCTTCCGTCCAGCATTCCTCGTGCTGTGCAGAGTCCTCCTCAATGTCATTCACGAATGCCTTAAACTACGACTTGAACAGAGGCCTGCTGGAGAGCCCTCACTGCTCAGTATCAAACAG TTGGTGCGTGAGTGTAAGGAGGTTCTTAAAGGTGGGCTACTGATGAAGCAGTATTATCAATTCATGCTGCGTGGCGTGGTGACTGATGCTCAGGGCTTGCAAACAAATGCCAATATTGATGAATTTGAAGAGGACCTTCACAAGATGCTGGTG GTTTACTTTGACTACATGCACAGTTGGATCCAGATGTTGCAGCAGCTGCCTCAGGCCTCTCACAGCCTAAAGAACCTGTTAGAGGAGGAGTGGCACTTTACCAAGGTCATCACTCCATACATTCGTGGAGGGGAGGCCCAGTCAGGGAAGCTTTTCTG TGACATTGCTGGGATGCTGCTCAAATCCACTGGAGAGTTCCTAGATGCTGGTCTGCAAAAGAGTGGTAATGAATTCTGGGAAAGCGCAGATGATAGCACCGCTTCAGATGAGATCAG GCGGTCGGTTATCGAGACTAGCCGGTCGCTTAAAGAGCTGTTCCACGAGGCCAGGGAGAGAGCGTCCAAGGCTCTGGGCTTCGCCAAAATGCTTCGCAAA GACTTGGAAGTTGCTGCGGATTTCAGTATCACTAGTGGGGTGACTTGTCTCTTGGAGGCACTGAAGAAGAGAAACTATGTCAAG GTTCAGATACCTGGTTTAGAAGAGCTCCAAGTTTTTGTACCCTGCAGCGTGATGGATCAACGGCCTCTCATCCTGCAGCTTCTTAATGCAGCTGCTGGCAAAGACTGCTCCAAAGAGCCGGACGAAATTACTGAGGACGACACCTACCTGCTCATGAGTAAACATGGAGCTGGGGATTCCACCACTGATTCTGACTGGGCTCAGTGGGACGGAGAGCTTCTCAAACTGGTCCCACAGATGGAAACTGTTGACACGTTACGGGCCATGAAg GTGAAGAATGTGCTCCTGATAGTGATGCAGTCAGCTCACCTGGTGGCTCAGCGAAAGGCCTTTCAGCAGTCCATGGAGGATGTGCTCAGTCTTAGCCGGGAGCAAACATCTAGTCAGCCTCTCATTGCGAGTGCTCTGGAAGAGCTCAAG GATGAGGCACTACAGCTATGCATTAAGATTAGCACTGCAATTGACCGAGTGGAGTACATGTTCACCACAGAGTTTGAGGCAGAGGTGGAGGAGTCCGAGTCAGCCACTCTGCATCAGTACTACAGGGAGGCGATGATACAGGGCTACAATTTTGCCTTTGAG TACCACAAGGAGGTAGTGCGGCTGATGTCAGGGGAGTTCAGGCAGAGAATCGGGGAACGCTACATAGCTTTTGCCCGCAAATGGATGACCTATGTCCTGACCAAATGTGAGAGTGGCAGGGGCACCAAGCCCAG GTGGGCGACTCAGGGTTTTGATTTTCTTCAGGCTATTGAACCTGCCTTTATATCAGCATTACCAGAGGATGACTTCCTG AATTTGCAAGCATTGATGAATGAATGTATCGGACACGTGATTGGAAAACCTCATAGCCCAGTTACTGGCCTGTACCTTG ctcCCAGGAATAGTCCTCGTCCTGTAAAGGTCCCTCGCTGCCATAGTGATCCACCAAACCCCAATTTATTTATCCCTAATGCTGACAGTTTCAG GGGTTCCAGTTTCCATGAGAATGACCGCCTGTCGTCAGTTGCAGCAGAGTTGCATTTCAAATCTCTGAGCCGCCACTCCAGCCCCACCGAGGACAGAGAAG AACCTTCTTATCCTAAGGGAGACCCTAACAGTGCTGCACGCCGAAGCTGGGAGCTCCGCACCTTCATCAGTCAGTCCAAGG ACACCGCAGCACGACAAGGCCCCATGGAGGCTGTCCGTCGCTCAATTCGCAAGTTCGAGGAGAAGCGGTATGCTGTCATGAAGCAGCGCAACATCATTGGCCAAGTGTGTCACACACCCAAGTCCTATGATAACGTCATGCATGTTGGGCTCAGGAAGGTGACCTTTAAGTGGCAGAGGGGCAACAAGATAG GTGAGGGCCAGTATGGGAAAGTGTATACCTGCATTAATGTTGACACTGGAGAACTGATGGCTATGAAGGAG ATCCGATTTCAGCCGAATgatcacaaaacaatcaaagagACTGCAGATGAGCTGAAAATATTCGAAGGCATTAAACACCCAAACCTGGTGCGATACTTCGGAGTTGAGCTCCATCGG GAGGAGATGTATATCTTCATGGAGTACTGTGATGAGGGCACACTGGAGGAGGTGTCCAGACTGGGGCTGCAAGAGCATGTCATCAGGCTTTACAGTAAACAGATCACTACAGCCATCAATGTCCTGCATGAACATGGCATTGTGCACCGCGACATCAAGG GAGCCAACATCTTTCTGACGTCATCGGGCCTGATTAAACTGGGTGATTTTGGCTGCTCAGTCAAGTTGAGGAACAACACTCACACCATGCCAGGAGAGGTGAACAGCACACTGGGAACAGCAG cCTACATGGCACCTGaagtcatcacaagagcaaaGGGAGAAGGTCATGGAAGAGCAGCAGACATT
- the map3k4 gene encoding mitogen-activated protein kinase kinase kinase 4 isoform X1, with product MEPPDRNKPSRQVKPVKDASQQNLDMDESWDSPSEEEEALYGTSPPYTSRQMKRMSGKHQRNSQARSAGRSPNKTDISPSVLRESPKPAEPPEEHSYKQGKKQRATQRTTERDHKKTFEGSFMLDPLSKSSHFGALNMDPRKHYLSLGCSSGKLPVTVPHITRTHRQTSRTDCPADRLKFFETLRLLLKLTSMSSKRKEKEQRGLENMPYLGHNNEVIWLELQAWHARRSTNDQDYFLFTARQAIPDIINEVLHFKVNYDSLRGAQCSGSQKILGDYQSIPDLLCGEEREPAVAETNHCGVDPWGFSACPSSAMNAAEPLGSGSDCREHLQRQRLAFEQVKRVMELLESVEALYPSLQALQKDYEKYAARDFQGRVQALCLWLNITQDLNQKLRVMATVLGLHDLSRIGWPVFEIPSPRCSRGNEEENEEDEENDSTATFTAESDGEDRDAEEEEGELGHVAEGELSPTLTPKFARLLSEEEFLPTATTGSAEVTTGGVFCPTAIYRPFVDKALKQMGLRKLILRLHKLMDRSLQRSRAALLRHTPALEFADFPDPMLYSDYLPELSRHVSCSGPTDPELGADQVSWEDLLDMDLPSFRPAFLVLCRVLLNVIHECLKLRLEQRPAGEPSLLSIKQLVRECKEVLKGGLLMKQYYQFMLRGVVTDAQGLQTNANIDEFEEDLHKMLVVYFDYMHSWIQMLQQLPQASHSLKNLLEEEWHFTKVITPYIRGGEAQSGKLFCDIAGMLLKSTGEFLDAGLQKSGNEFWESADDSTASDEIRRSVIETSRSLKELFHEARERASKALGFAKMLRKDLEVAADFSITSGVTCLLEALKKRNYVKVQIPGLEELQVFVPCSVMDQRPLILQLLNAAAGKDCSKEPDEITEDDTYLLMSKHGAGDSTTDSDWAQWDGELLKLVPQMETVDTLRAMKVKNVLLIVMQSAHLVAQRKAFQQSMEDVLSLSREQTSSQPLIASALEELKDEALQLCIKISTAIDRVEYMFTTEFEAEVEESESATLHQYYREAMIQGYNFAFEYHKEVVRLMSGEFRQRIGERYIAFARKWMTYVLTKCESGRGTKPRWATQGFDFLQAIEPAFISALPEDDFLNLQALMNECIGHVIGKPHSPVTGLYLAPRNSPRPVKVPRCHSDPPNPNLFIPNADSFSSRSLPCDLRNQLFPNGPRPVPVPQGPGEHSHTKAPGSTPNDVSRGSSFHENDRLSSVAAELHFKSLSRHSSPTEDREEPSYPKGDPNSAARRSWELRTFISQSKDTAARQGPMEAVRRSIRKFEEKRYAVMKQRNIIGQVCHTPKSYDNVMHVGLRKVTFKWQRGNKIGEGQYGKVYTCINVDTGELMAMKEIRFQPNDHKTIKETADELKIFEGIKHPNLVRYFGVELHREEMYIFMEYCDEGTLEEVSRLGLQEHVIRLYSKQITTAINVLHEHGIVHRDIKGANIFLTSSGLIKLGDFGCSVKLRNNTHTMPGEVNSTLGTAAYMAPEVITRAKGEGHGRAADIWSLGCVLIEMVTGKRPWHEYEHNFQIMYKVGMGHKPPIPEKLSTEGKDFLGHCLESEPKRRWTASMLLDHPFVKVCTDEE from the exons ATGGAGCCTCCGGATCGTAACAAGCCCAGCAG GCAGGTGAAGCCAGTGAAAGATGCATCCCAGCAGAACTTGGATATGGATGAGTCTTGGGACTCTCccagtgaggaggaggaagctctGTATGGCACATCACCTCCTTATACCTCCCGTCAGATGAAACGCATGTCTGGCAAGCATCAAAGGAACAGCCAGGCGAGGAGTGCTGGTCGGTCTCCAAACAAAA CCGACATCAGCCCATCTGTCCTGAGAGAAAGTCCTAAGCCAGCAGAGCCCCCTGAGGAGCACAGCTACAAGCAAGGCAAGAAGCAGAGGGCCACACAGCGCACCACGGAGAGAGACCACAAGAAAACCTTCGAAGGCTCCTTCATGCTGGATCCACTCTCAAAGTCGAGCCATTTCGGTGCCCTCAACATGGATCCCCGCAAGCATTACTTGAGTTTGGGTTGCAGCAGTGGCAAACTTCCTGTGACTGTGCCCCATATTACCCGGACCCATCGCCAGACATCCAGGACAGACTGTCCTGCTGACCGCCTCAAGTTCTTTGAGACTCTTCGGCTGCTGCTCAAGCTCACATCTATGTCCTctaagaggaaggagaaggagcaGAGGGGCCTAGAGAACATGCCCTACTTGGGTCACAACAACGAGGTCATTTGGTTGGAGCTGCAGGCATGGCATGCTCGACGTTCCACCAACGACCAAGACTATTTTCTTTTCACTGCCCGCCAAGCAATCCCTGACATCATCAATGAGGTGCTGCACTTTAAGGTCAACTATGACAGCCTGAGAGGGGCTCAGTGTTCAGGGTCTCAAAAAATCCTGGGGGACTATCAGAGTATTCCAGATCTACTCTGTGGAGAGGAAAGGGAGCCTGCTGTAGCAGAGACCAACCACTGTGGTGTAGATCCCTGGGGCTTTAGCGCCTGCCCCTCATCAGCGATGAATGCGGCAGAGCCATTAGGTTCTGGCTCTGATTGCAGAGAACATCTCCAGCGCCAGCGGCTGGCATTTGAGCAGGTCAAGCGGGTTATGGAACTATTGGAGTCTGTGGAAGCTTTGTATCCCTCTTTGCAGGCCCTACAGAAGGACTATGAAAAGTATGCAGCGCGTGACTTCCAGGGCAGAGTGCAGGCGCTCTGTCTGTGGCTGAACATCACGCAGGACCTCAACCAGAAGCTGCGCGTTATGGCCACTGTGTTGGGCCTCCATGATCTGTCCCGTATCGGGTGGCCTGTCTTTGAGATCCCTTCACCTCGCTGCTCACGTGGAAATGAAGAAGAGaatgaggaagatgaggagaatGACTCAACTGCCACTTTTACAGCTGAAAGTGATGGAGAGGACAGGGatgctgaggaagaggagggggaatTGGGACATGTAGCAGAGGGAGAGTTGTCTCCCACTCTGACTCCTAAATTTGCCCGATTGTTGTCAGAAGAGGAGTTTCTCCCAACTGCCACTACAGGAAGTGCAGAAGTGACCACGGGAGGAGTATTCTGCCCCACAGCCATTTACAGGCCGTTTGTGGATAAAGCCCTGAAACAGATGGGACTGCGTAAACTGATCCTCAGACTGCACAAACTGATGGACCGCTCTCTTCAGAGGTCCAGAGCAGCGCTGCTCCGCCACACTCCGGCGCTGGAG TTTGCAGACTTCCCAGACCCCATGCTGTACAGCGATTACCTGCCAGAACTGTCACGCCACGTATCCTGCAGTGGTCCGACTGATCCAGAGCTGGGAGCAGACCAGGTGTCCTGGGAGGACTTGCTGGATATGGATCTCCCATCCTTCCGTCCAGCATTCCTCGTGCTGTGCAGAGTCCTCCTCAATGTCATTCACGAATGCCTTAAACTACGACTTGAACAGAGGCCTGCTGGAGAGCCCTCACTGCTCAGTATCAAACAG TTGGTGCGTGAGTGTAAGGAGGTTCTTAAAGGTGGGCTACTGATGAAGCAGTATTATCAATTCATGCTGCGTGGCGTGGTGACTGATGCTCAGGGCTTGCAAACAAATGCCAATATTGATGAATTTGAAGAGGACCTTCACAAGATGCTGGTG GTTTACTTTGACTACATGCACAGTTGGATCCAGATGTTGCAGCAGCTGCCTCAGGCCTCTCACAGCCTAAAGAACCTGTTAGAGGAGGAGTGGCACTTTACCAAGGTCATCACTCCATACATTCGTGGAGGGGAGGCCCAGTCAGGGAAGCTTTTCTG TGACATTGCTGGGATGCTGCTCAAATCCACTGGAGAGTTCCTAGATGCTGGTCTGCAAAAGAGTGGTAATGAATTCTGGGAAAGCGCAGATGATAGCACCGCTTCAGATGAGATCAG GCGGTCGGTTATCGAGACTAGCCGGTCGCTTAAAGAGCTGTTCCACGAGGCCAGGGAGAGAGCGTCCAAGGCTCTGGGCTTCGCCAAAATGCTTCGCAAA GACTTGGAAGTTGCTGCGGATTTCAGTATCACTAGTGGGGTGACTTGTCTCTTGGAGGCACTGAAGAAGAGAAACTATGTCAAG GTTCAGATACCTGGTTTAGAAGAGCTCCAAGTTTTTGTACCCTGCAGCGTGATGGATCAACGGCCTCTCATCCTGCAGCTTCTTAATGCAGCTGCTGGCAAAGACTGCTCCAAAGAGCCGGACGAAATTACTGAGGACGACACCTACCTGCTCATGAGTAAACATGGAGCTGGGGATTCCACCACTGATTCTGACTGGGCTCAGTGGGACGGAGAGCTTCTCAAACTGGTCCCACAGATGGAAACTGTTGACACGTTACGGGCCATGAAg GTGAAGAATGTGCTCCTGATAGTGATGCAGTCAGCTCACCTGGTGGCTCAGCGAAAGGCCTTTCAGCAGTCCATGGAGGATGTGCTCAGTCTTAGCCGGGAGCAAACATCTAGTCAGCCTCTCATTGCGAGTGCTCTGGAAGAGCTCAAG GATGAGGCACTACAGCTATGCATTAAGATTAGCACTGCAATTGACCGAGTGGAGTACATGTTCACCACAGAGTTTGAGGCAGAGGTGGAGGAGTCCGAGTCAGCCACTCTGCATCAGTACTACAGGGAGGCGATGATACAGGGCTACAATTTTGCCTTTGAG TACCACAAGGAGGTAGTGCGGCTGATGTCAGGGGAGTTCAGGCAGAGAATCGGGGAACGCTACATAGCTTTTGCCCGCAAATGGATGACCTATGTCCTGACCAAATGTGAGAGTGGCAGGGGCACCAAGCCCAG GTGGGCGACTCAGGGTTTTGATTTTCTTCAGGCTATTGAACCTGCCTTTATATCAGCATTACCAGAGGATGACTTCCTG AATTTGCAAGCATTGATGAATGAATGTATCGGACACGTGATTGGAAAACCTCATAGCCCAGTTACTGGCCTGTACCTTG ctcCCAGGAATAGTCCTCGTCCTGTAAAGGTCCCTCGCTGCCATAGTGATCCACCAAACCCCAATTTATTTATCCCTAATGCTGACAGTTTCAG CTCTCGAAGTCTCCCCTGCGATCTCCGGAACCAGCTGTTCCCCAACGGCCCTCGCCCTGTCCCTGTCCCTCAGGGCCCAGGGGAACACAGCCACACCAAAGCACCCGGCAGCACCCCCAATGACGTCAG CAGGGGTTCCAGTTTCCATGAGAATGACCGCCTGTCGTCAGTTGCAGCAGAGTTGCATTTCAAATCTCTGAGCCGCCACTCCAGCCCCACCGAGGACAGAGAAG AACCTTCTTATCCTAAGGGAGACCCTAACAGTGCTGCACGCCGAAGCTGGGAGCTCCGCACCTTCATCAGTCAGTCCAAGG ACACCGCAGCACGACAAGGCCCCATGGAGGCTGTCCGTCGCTCAATTCGCAAGTTCGAGGAGAAGCGGTATGCTGTCATGAAGCAGCGCAACATCATTGGCCAAGTGTGTCACACACCCAAGTCCTATGATAACGTCATGCATGTTGGGCTCAGGAAGGTGACCTTTAAGTGGCAGAGGGGCAACAAGATAG GTGAGGGCCAGTATGGGAAAGTGTATACCTGCATTAATGTTGACACTGGAGAACTGATGGCTATGAAGGAG ATCCGATTTCAGCCGAATgatcacaaaacaatcaaagagACTGCAGATGAGCTGAAAATATTCGAAGGCATTAAACACCCAAACCTGGTGCGATACTTCGGAGTTGAGCTCCATCGG GAGGAGATGTATATCTTCATGGAGTACTGTGATGAGGGCACACTGGAGGAGGTGTCCAGACTGGGGCTGCAAGAGCATGTCATCAGGCTTTACAGTAAACAGATCACTACAGCCATCAATGTCCTGCATGAACATGGCATTGTGCACCGCGACATCAAGG GAGCCAACATCTTTCTGACGTCATCGGGCCTGATTAAACTGGGTGATTTTGGCTGCTCAGTCAAGTTGAGGAACAACACTCACACCATGCCAGGAGAGGTGAACAGCACACTGGGAACAGCAG cCTACATGGCACCTGaagtcatcacaagagcaaaGGGAGAAGGTCATGGAAGAGCAGCAGACATT